TGGGAAGTTCTAACCTGCAACATCAATCAAAAATCTCAATGTTGTAGGAAACTATACAGTTATTTAGGATCCAACAAAAACTTGTTGGATCGACATCGATGTTATGGcataaaattttgagttttttactACTTGGGTGTCGGGAATATGTGCTTTTCTTATCGAAATAGGCAATCTTGTCTGATATTATTCTGATCCTTAGAATAATCTTTttaatctttcaaaaataaGTGCCAAATATAACTTATACAACTAACAAAAAGTTTTAAGCTCATTTAATTTAGATATATAATAATGAGAGAATAATGACTTATCATTTATGTGGGATTTAGTAAAGAAAGAAACTAATTTGCTAAAAGTCTATGAATTCATAGGAGAATTAAGAGGAGCTCAGCTTTACCCGACCTAGATTTAACACGAATTAAGCCTGCAAGCCAAGCCCAACCTCTTGCGACGCTCATCTCATATATGCATGCTTTACTTAAGTGGCCTCCAAAGGATTAATTAAGGAGCTTATGATGGTTAAGtcaataaataattttgaaagtAAAACCCAATAGAGAGAGTGTTTTAGAGTTGTAGAGACTATACTTCTTTTCTGGAGCTCGTAACCTGAGCATCTCCAGCAGATTAACCAAAATACCTTTTGTGATACAGAAAATAGCCATTCTACATCAGTAAAATAtagattctttctttctttctcttcgaTCTTCTTtaagaaaacaattaaaaaaaaaaagactttgaaaaataatatttgaataaaataaagagcATATTAGAAAATCTTTTGAAATGTGTATAGAAATGCAATGGCTAAATAGAAATCTGCACTTTTTTATTAGGTATTTTAACTCTAGTGCCGGAGATGCCGCGTGCCGCATTTTTAAGAGGTGGTCCTTGGTGGGTGTTTCCTTATGGATTAGGAttctttacaattttaaagtaattttggattctcaaattatgtgaattcatgcccttttttacatcgaacaacatgaaaaatgttccatattaaagatatatataacATGCTATTGAggcaacaaaaagaaaaaaaaatcattccaaaatgttttttcttcacttttaaagAGACGCTTATTCTTTACTAAATCaaaaaacagatttttgcttaaagcttttatatgacataaagtgtaagagcgtgataaaaatatactaaaatctcattgttaacatgtcacatttttaatatttaacatttttcatgtcGTTCAATGTATGAAACGACTTAAATTCACATGATTTgagaatttataatttttaaaaaaattgtaagggatCCTGGTCGGTTTTGGTTATTAGCTATTGAGATTTCAGGTGGCTCTTAAACGTTTTCAGCTCTTTGTTTGAGCGGGCATTTACCTCCATACTCAGACACCATCCGATTCGATCGATCTCTTCTATGCATTTTTCCTTTGCTTCAAACAAGAAAAAGTGAATTACTGGCCTCCGCAAAGCATGACATGGGAACTATACTAGAAGCCGAAATTCCGGGGTAATCAGTCGTCTTTGACATTTACAATATTGTAGATACAGAGAAGCTAACTTTCTTGACGTGCAATCAAATGAGTTCTTATATATTTAAGAGATATTCAGTAATTTGTAAGCAGTCTCATGAATGAGGACCACACAGAGAAAGTAATACGTGtaccttcatttttcttttgtcaacTCTACAGCCTATTTTGCTGTATTATATAAACCCGTGACTCTTCTCCTTTCTCCCAAGAGTCCTTAAAGCTTTATGATTATAGCAGCCATGAAGTTGctctaccttttcttttttctgtcaGCTGCAATAGCCATTGTTGCAGCTTCGGATTTAGATGATTATAACGAAGACATGGACAATGACATGCAAAGGCAAGTCGCATTGCCTGGAAGCCAAGATGCAACTCCTTTACGAGGGGTGCAGATCAGCCGCTTTCTTGCACAGCAGAACCTGCTAGCCAATATGACATGCAATAAGTTTCCTCGGATTTGTCGTCGGAAGAGCAGCCCCGGGCCGGACTGCTGCAATAAGAAATGTGTCAATGTGAAGACCGATCGCCTGAACTGTGGTATGTGTGGATACAAGTGCAAGTACACTGGAATTTGTTGCAATGGAAAATGTGTGGATTCTTCGTTTGACAGAAGCCATTGTGGTGGGTGCAAGAAAAAGTGCAAGAAAGGGAAGTTCTGCGTTTATGGGATGTGCGGTTATGCATGAATTCATCCCactacatatatatagtttgcaactgtatataatatatgcttTTATCCCCTCTAGCTTCAAGCAACTTGATTCTTCGTTTCATGCCAAGGAAATTAATGTACTGTATGTACATGGTGATCATGACTGAAACGAATTTAACGTTGCATTATGATTAAGCATATATAAATGTGATATTACTAGAtctacaactatatatatacattaatgcATTAACTTTGTACTAATGTTTTATTAAGAGATGGACACCAAGATGATATATAGCTTATTTATTGGAAACTGAAGCATTTCTGTagtatttattaattgttttgatcttaTCCGATGAATAAGCTCTATTGCATGCTACACCACCACTATGATCAGTCTACCACTTTcatcaataaaaagataaaaatgaccataatttcttttttcaataagataaaaatgtccttataaaaaaatggaaaagaagaagaagaagaagaaaacttctCTTAACCTTCATAAACTTTCATCACATCTCTATTTACTTCATAAACTTACAAATTTTCAGTTTAATAtattaatctttcaatttttttcaatttcatccgTATATacgaaacaaaaagaaaaatcaaaatcaaacaagcAACCCACCTTAAAGGAAGCTTTGAACAGTGTTGTGTCACCGAAAGAAGTAATTAATAACTAATGCACAcgaattcaaaaataaataaataactaatgcACACACTTGAACGGAGATTGCAAAATGTGAGGCCACGTTAAAAGTCCATTCGTCAAACTCCACCGTCTGCTTCGGGAAGGTACACCGTACGTATCATGGGtgtttttttatcttcttcttcggaAAAAGTTTACGAATTCCTTCaatttaattaacatatatttcCAAACACGTACGTATTCCTTCAATTTAACGTAGCCAATATGACTTagggtagtagtttgaggggtcgTTACCTAGAGTTTTTCCTATTCTtgaaagaaaagcaaaatattggttaaaaatataaatgaatagTATCTATTTTGTGGtgtttattagattttataggTCTAATAGTATATATGGTGACACATTGTAAATATTTTGTcacgtcttttaaaattttaaatgacgtagCACAATGTACATCGTtagatgtaacaaaataaaatcttaaccataaaaTGAATCTTAATACATATGCATTTGAaagttttaattgaaaattgaacTTGATACACCTTAATTTTATACCCCGGGCCTGGGTCAAGTAGCCCACTTTAAGCGCGAACCAGCCTAGAATTGGATTAGCCATTCA
This DNA window, taken from Alnus glutinosa chromosome 5, dhAlnGlut1.1, whole genome shotgun sequence, encodes the following:
- the LOC133867731 gene encoding stigma-specific STIG1-like protein 3 produces the protein MKLLYLFFFLSAAIAIVAASDLDDYNEDMDNDMQRQVALPGSQDATPLRGVQISRFLAQQNLLANMTCNKFPRICRRKSSPGPDCCNKKCVNVKTDRLNCGMCGYKCKYTGICCNGKCVDSSFDRSHCGGCKKKCKKGKFCVYGMCGYA